A single genomic interval of Hevea brasiliensis isolate MT/VB/25A 57/8 chromosome 4, ASM3005281v1, whole genome shotgun sequence harbors:
- the LOC110656329 gene encoding ubiquitin-conjugating enzyme E2 32 yields the protein MAEDKYNLKNPAVKRILQEVKEMQSNPSDDFMSLPLEENIFEWQFAIRGPSDTEFEGGIYHGRIQLPAEYPFKPPSFMLLTPNGRFETQTKICLSISNHHPEHWQPSWSVRTALVALIAFMPTNPNGALGSLDYKKEERRVLAIKSREAAPRFGTSERQKLIDEIHQYMLSKAPPVPQLSPSQDSEEQPTNREGEAQSSLQEDGAIAAHPNEHLAVGDRIIQEVPEAPVIVNPGTIEVRVSRETPASGSSDQVLHRPEKRAQRPADDRLFTWAAVGLTIAIVVLLLKKFMKSSGHGALFMDGS from the exons ATGGCTGAGGATAAGTACAATTTGAAGAATCCGGCCGTGAAGAGGATTTTGCAGGAGGTCAAAGAGATGCAATCTAATCCTTCTGATGATTTCATGAGCCTGCCTCTTGAG GAGAACATATTTGAATGGCAATTTGCCATCAGGGGCCCTAGTGATACTGAATTTGAGGGTGGGATTTATCATGGACGGATTCAATTGCCTGCAGAATATCCATTCAAACCGCCTTCATTTATGTTGTTGACA CCAAATGGCCGTTTTGAAACCCAGACAAAGATATGCTTAAGCATATCAAATCACCATCCTGAGCACTGGCAGCCATCATGGAGTG TACGAACAGCTCTGGTAGCTCTTATTGCATTCATGCCTACCAATCCAAATGGTGCGCTGGGCTCATTAGACTACAAGAAGGAAGAGAGACGTGTTCTGGCCATCAAATCTCGTGAAGCAGCCCCTAGATTTGGGACTTCCGAGCGTCAAAAACTCATTGATGAG ATTCATCAGTATATGCTAAGCAAGGCACCGCCAGTTCCTCAACTAAGCCCTTCTCAGGATTCTGAAGAACAACCTACCAACAGGGAGGGTGAAGCCCAGTCAAGTTTGCAAGAAGATGGAGCCATAGCTGCACATCCAAATGAACATCTGGCAGTAGGTGATAGAATTATCCAAGAAGTGCCCGAGGCTCCAGTCATTGTGAATCCTGGCACTATAGAAGTGAGGGTATCAAGAGAGACTCCTGCTAGTGGTTCAAGTGATCAGGTGCTGCATAGGCCAGAGAAAAGGGCTCAAAGACCAGCTGATGATCGCTTGTTCACATGGGCTGCTGTTGGACTCACCATTGCAATTGTGGTTCTTTTGCTGAAGAAGTTCATGAAATCCAGTGGACATGGTGCTCTGTTCATGGATGGATCATAA
- the LOC110656328 gene encoding DELLA protein RGL1-like: MERRKNAEGVKDNYGLYHRESLVEGCLFSDYQQQEQEQESYSDYRLFCYDDPRFSIISPPLQLPPWPDHAGEIQNGIQDDVDEPQKKNEHQFSLASLELLKKYGRGFRRLNTQGITEPSNGTLSAQELSTEEIVRIAAERFIQFRNTRTDVASMLDNLFDLSIAGISREEVENVELAEILLASAEKAGNKEYDRASRLLDFCDRFSSNTGNPVQRIVYYFSEALHKRIDRETQKIISKGCGKSKSLAIDQLVIIPNSAIKACHEGVPFYQAAHLSGSQAILENVAEAKRIHIIDLKIRNGLQWTVLMQALASRCNCPLELLKITAVETSSKQLIENTGNRLMSFAQAMNIPFSFKIVMVSSMEDLKEDLFGIETEEVVAVYSEYAIMNLIVLRDQLYSVMRVIRSIKPCIMVVIESEANHNSPVFVNRFVEALFFFSAYFDCVDASMGKDDPNRMIMESLFLGEGIRNIVATEGEDRDIRNVKIDVWRTFFAQFEMVETELSESCLHQANLAVKNFPCGKYCTTSMDGKSLIVGWKGTPILSLSTWKFICQKEEEACQEQEGFEEQILNC; encoded by the coding sequence ATGGAAAGAAGGAAGAACGCGGAAGGAGTGAAAGACAACTATGGACTCTACCATAGGGAATCATTAGTGGAAGGATGCTTGTTCTCTGATTATCAGCAACAGGAACAGGAGCAAGAATCATATTCAGATTACAGGTTGTTCTGTTATGATGATCCAAGATTTAGCATAATTTCTCCTCCTCTACAACTCCCACCATGGCCGGATCATGCTGGTGAAATTCAAAATGGAATCCAAGATGATGTCGATGAACCCCAGAAGAAAAATGAGCATCAATTTTCTTTAGCCTCACTTGAGCTGCTAAAGAAATATGGTAGAGGGTTTAGACGTTTGAACACACAAGGAATAACTGAACCGAGCAACGGTACACTTTCAGCCCAGGAATTGTCAACTGAAGAAATCGTCAGAATTGCTGCAGAGAGGTTTATCCAATTCCGCAACACAAGAACTGATGTTGCTTCCATGCTTGACAATCTTTTCGATCTATCTATAGCAGGCATTTCTAGAGAGGAGGTTGAAAATGTAGAGCTTGCCGAAATCCTTTTGGCATCTGCTGAGAAAGCAGGCAATAAAGAATATGATCGTGCAAGTAGATTGCTTGATTTTTGTGATCGCTTTTCTTCCAATACTGGAAACCCTGTGCAAAGAATAGTCTACTATTTCTCTGAAGCTCTTCATAAGAGAATTGATCGAGAAACACAAAAAATCATATCAAAGGGATGTGGAAAGAGCAAGTCACTTGCTATagatcaattagtgatcattccAAACTCAGCTATCAAGGCATGTCATGAAGGAGTTCCCTTCTACCAGGCTGCACATTTAAGTGGAAGCCAAGCCATCTTAGAAAATGTGGCAGAGGCAAAGAGGATTCATATAATTGATCTGAAAATCAGGAATGGACTGCAATGGACAGTCCTGATGCAAGCTTTAGCGTCTCGATGCAATTGTCCTCTGGAGCTTCTCAAGATAACAGCTGTGGAGACTAGTTCAAAGCAATTAATTGAGAATACAGGTAACCGGTTAATGAGTTTTGCTCAGGCCATGAACATACCCTTTTCTTTTAAGATAGTTATGGTATCAAGTATGGAAGATCTCAAAGAAGATCTATTTGGGATAGAAACTGAGGAAGTAGTAGCTGTGTACTCAGAATATGCAATAATGAACCTCATTGTGCTACGAGATCAGCTATATTCTGTAATGAGAGTTATTAGAAGTATCAAACCTTGTATTATGGTGGTAATTGAAAGTGAGGCAAATCACAACTCACCGGTTTTTGTTAATCGTTTCGTTGAAGCTCTCTTTTTCTTCAGTGCATATTTTGATTGTGTTGATGCTTCTATGGGAAAGGATGATCCAAATAGGATGATTATGGAATCATTATTCTTAGGAGAAGGAATAAGAAATATTGTGGCAACTGAGGGAGAAGATAGGGATATTCGCAATGTGAAGATTGATGTTTGGAGGACATTCTTTGCCCAATTTGAAATGGTGGAGACAGAACTGAGTGAGTCATGCTTGCACCAAGCAAACCTGGCTGTTAAGAATTTTCCATGTGGGAAATATTGTACAACTAGTATGGATGGGAAAAGCCTAATTGTTGGTTGGAAGGGTACACCAATTCTTTCTCTTTCTACTTGGAAGTTCATTTGCCAAAAAGAGGAAGAAGCTTGccaagaacaggaagggtttgAAGAACAGATTTTAAATTGCTGA